The genomic DNA CCGATCTGTCGCAGGGCGATACATGGGCTTTCGTGCGCGACTATCCGGCATGAATGGCCCGGCTGCGCCAGACCAGCCTCCGGCGGGCGTTTTTCTGGCCAAGGTGAACGCGGAACGGGGGGCGGCCGGGGGGACGACCGCGCCCTTCATTGGTATGAGTTGTTCCCGCTGGCGCAAAATGTGAACGTATAGTCGCACTTGTGGGGTGACGACGCCCGCGTCGCACCCTAGATCAGGGGGGCGAGGGAGAGCTACACCATGACCGAGACCATCACCTTTACGCTGGACGGCGAAACCGTGACTGCGGCTGCCGGCCAGACGATCTGGGAAGTGGCCCATGGCCGCGGTCTGGTCATTCCGCATCTGTGTTTCAAGGACGCGGCGTCCTATCGCCCCGACGGCAACTGCCGTGCCTGCATGGTCAGCATCGCGGGCGAGCGTGTGCTGGCGGCGTCCTGTCTGCGCACGCCCACCGATGGCATGGTTGTCACGACCGACCAGCCGCGCGAGGTGAAGGCGCGGGCCATGGTGATGGAACTGCTGGTCGCCGACCAGCCTGCCCATGACGTGTCGCACGACAAGTCCAGTCACATGTGGGACATGGCCAAGGTCGAGGGCGTCAGCAGCAGCCGCTTTCCGGCGAAGCGGCCTGATCATGTGCCGCTTTTGGACGACAGCCACGTCGCGATGCGCGTGAACCTCGACGCCTGCATTCAGTGCAACCTTTGCGTCCGTGCGTGCCGCGAGGTGCAGGTGAACGACGTGATCGGCATGGCGTACCGGGGACATGACGCCTATCCGGTCTTCGACATGGACGATCCCATGGGCGGCAGCACTTGCGTCGCCTGCGGCGAATGCGTTCAGGCCTGTCCGACCGGCGCGCTGATGGAGGCCTCTGTGCTGGACACCGCACAGGTCGGCGACAGTGCTGATTTCGACGAAGAGGTCGCCTCGGTCTGTCCGTTCTGCGGGGTGGGCTGCCAGATCAGCCTGAAGGTGAAGGACGGCCGGGTGAAATACGTCGACGGGCTGAACGGCCCGGCGAACGAGGGCCGGCTCTGCGTCAAGGGGCGGTTCGGCTTCGACTATATCCATCACCCGCACCGCCTGACCAAACCGCTGATCCGCCGCGATGATGCGCCCGCCAAGGGTCTGAACGTCGATCCCGGGAACTGGGGCGATGTGTTCCGCGAGGCGACCTGGGAGGAGGCGATGAGCCGTGCCGCTGGCGGCCTTGGCGGCTTGCGCGACATCGGTGGCGGGGCGACGGTCGCAGGCTTTGGAAGTGCCAAGTGCACGAACGAGGAAGCCTACCTGTTCCAGAAGCTGATCCGTCAGGGCTTTGGTCACAACAACGTCGACCATTGCACCCGGCTTTGCCACGCCTCGTCCGTCTCTGCGCTGATGGAGAACGTGGGGTCGGGCGCCGTCACCGCCACCTTCAACGAGATCGAGAACGCGGATGTCGCCATCGTCATCGGCGCCAACCCGATCGAGAACCATCCCGTCGCCGCCACCTATTTCAAGCAGTTCACCAAGCGCGGCGGCAAGCTCATTGTCATGGACCCGCGCGGTCAGGCGCTGAAGCGTTTTGCCTCGCATATGCTTCAGTTCAAGCCGGGCACGGACGTCGCCATGCTGAACGCGATCTGCAGCGTGATCGTCGAAGAGGGGCTGTTCGACCGGCAATACATCGACGGCTATACCGAAGGCTGGGAGGCGGAGCAGTTGCATCTGAAAGGCTTCGATCCCGACCGGATGAGCGCGGTCTGCGGCATTGACGCCGATGTGCTGCGCGATGTCGCGCGCACATTCGCCGGGGCGAAGTCGGCGATGATCTTCTGGGGCATGGGTGTCAGCCAGCACACCTACGGCACTGATAATGCGCGTTGCCTGATATCTCTGGCACTGATGACGGGCCAGATCGGGCGTCCGGGTACGGGCCTGCATCCGCTGCGCGGGCAGAACAACGTGCAGGGCGCGTCGGACGCTGGCATGATCCCGATGTTCCTGCCGGACTACCAGTCCGTCACCAGCGCCGAGATCCGGGCAAATTTCGAGGAGGTCTGGGGTGGTGTGCCGATCGACCCGAACAAGGGTCTGACGGTGACCGAGATCCTTGACGCCGTGCATGCGGGCAAGATCAAGGGCATGTATATTCTGGGCGAGAACCCCGCGATGTCGGACCCCGACCTTGACCATGCCCGTGCGGCTTTGGCCAAGCTGGAATGTCTTGTCGTGCAAGATATCTTTCTGACGGAAACGGCAAACTATGCGGATGTGATCCTGCCCGCGAGCGCCTTTGCGGAAAAGACCGGTACCGTGACCAATACCAACCGTCAGGTGCAGATGGGCCGCCCTGCCGTACCGCCACCGGGCGAGGCGCGCGAGGACTGGGCCATCATT from Loktanella sp. M215 includes the following:
- the fdhF gene encoding formate dehydrogenase subunit alpha; protein product: MTETITFTLDGETVTAAAGQTIWEVAHGRGLVIPHLCFKDAASYRPDGNCRACMVSIAGERVLAASCLRTPTDGMVVTTDQPREVKARAMVMELLVADQPAHDVSHDKSSHMWDMAKVEGVSSSRFPAKRPDHVPLLDDSHVAMRVNLDACIQCNLCVRACREVQVNDVIGMAYRGHDAYPVFDMDDPMGGSTCVACGECVQACPTGALMEASVLDTAQVGDSADFDEEVASVCPFCGVGCQISLKVKDGRVKYVDGLNGPANEGRLCVKGRFGFDYIHHPHRLTKPLIRRDDAPAKGLNVDPGNWGDVFREATWEEAMSRAAGGLGGLRDIGGGATVAGFGSAKCTNEEAYLFQKLIRQGFGHNNVDHCTRLCHASSVSALMENVGSGAVTATFNEIENADVAIVIGANPIENHPVAATYFKQFTKRGGKLIVMDPRGQALKRFASHMLQFKPGTDVAMLNAICSVIVEEGLFDRQYIDGYTEGWEAEQLHLKGFDPDRMSAVCGIDADVLRDVARTFAGAKSAMIFWGMGVSQHTYGTDNARCLISLALMTGQIGRPGTGLHPLRGQNNVQGASDAGMIPMFLPDYQSVTSAEIRANFEEVWGGVPIDPNKGLTVTEILDAVHAGKIKGMYILGENPAMSDPDLDHARAALAKLECLVVQDIFLTETANYADVILPASAFAEKTGTVTNTNRQVQMGRPAVPPPGEAREDWAIINDLAQRLGLAWTYTHPREVYTEMARTMSSLDNITWDRLERESVTYPSLSPTDPGQPIMFADGFPRETGRAKFTPANVIAPDEVPDAEYPMILTTGRQLEHWHTGSMTRRATVLDAVEPEANCSLHPSTLRRMGLEAGDRVSLTTRRGTVELMARADRAVSPDMVFLPFAYVEAAANLLTNPAIDPYGKIPEFKFAAVRVAPAERVEP